The DNA region TCGCGGGCGAGGCTCGCTTCGTCCAACGCGCCGTCGGCGTCCAGCGGCGTCTGGAGAACCGGGAAGATGCCTCGGAAAGGCTCTTGGGGGTTCATGGGCTACTCCACGACGCGGTTGTCGTTGATGTAGTCCCAGACGATGCGGTACCCCATGCCCGGCTCCTGCGGCACGGCCACGTAGCCGTCGGCGTCCATCGGGTCGCAGATCGCCTCGAGATAGGGCGGCGGCGTCTCCGTGTCAACGCCGGGAGCGAGCAGGCCGCGCTCGTAGTACTCGCAGGTGTCCTCGCTCGTCGCGCCGAGAATCTGGAGGTTCCCGAAGCCGCTCATGTGGATCTCGCACTTGACGCCGTAAGCCTCGCAGATGGAGACCATCTTCTTGACGCCCGTGATGCCGCCGCGCAGGACGTCGATGCGGCTCATGTCGGACGCGCGCCGACGGATCCAGTCCGCCCGCGTGTAGACGCTCCCGGCGGCGATCTCCGGCGATAGGATGGGGATGTCGAGCTCCGCCGTGAGCTTCTCGTAGGCGGCGACGCGGTACTCCGACATGGGGTGCTCGTACCAGTAGAAGTCGAGCCGTTCGAGCTCGCGCCCGACGCGGTAGGCTTCCTCGTAAGTGCGGTAGGTTCCCCACGGGTCGAAGCTCAGCACCATGTCGGAACCGACGCGCGCCCGGACCGCTCGGCAGACCTCGATATCCTGCTCGATATGCGATGGCCGCCCTGGGTCGGGAACCCGCTTCACGGGGTCCCAGAAGTAGTAGGGGTGAATCTTGTAGTGGGTGTACCCTTGCGCCCGGCACGCGGCGGCGTGTTCCGCGTAGTCTTCGGGGGAACCCATGTTGGGGTACGTGCTGGCGTAGGCTTTGACGCGGTCGCGGCATCCGCCGAGGAGCTTGTGGATCGGCACGCCGAACGCGCGCCCCTGCAAGTCCCAGAGAACCATGTCGAGCAGGCTGATGAGGTTCTCATCGACGTTGGCGACCCAGAGCCAGTGCCAGAACCGCTCGCGGTCGAAAGGGTCCTGACCCAGGATCATGTGCTTGAGGCGGCCGCGAACGGCTCCGCGCTGCTCCGGCGAGAGCCCGTCGAGGTCGCCGTGACCGCTCCCGCCGAAGTAGTAGCCTTCGGCTCCTTCGTCGGTGATGACCTTCGTCAGCGTCTGAACGGTCGTCGCGTCGGGATAGGCTCGCCCGTTGCCGAACACAGGTCGCGGCGTGCGGAACGGAATCACTTGGAGATCGACGACTTTCATCGGATACCTCGATTCGGTGGGGTTGGCTTGGCGATCAGCACGGGAATCGCCACGTCGGCGATACTAGCACGGAACGCGCCTCGCCCGTGACGGCGAGTCAGGCGGCTGCTGACGCTCAGAAGATCAGGTGCGCCTCCCGATCCCAATCGCGGGCGAGCTCAGGATCATCGGCGCGGCGAAGCAGGCTGTAGTCGATGTACGGGTACTTGAGCGCGTGACCGACATCGACGCTGTGGTCGCCGCGCTTCTCCCAGTAGACTGCCTGCACGGGCTGCAGATCGCTCGGCCGGTGGTCGGGAATGGGCCGCGAGTCCGGGTCGGGCCCGCGCTGCGTCACCGTGACGTACTTCAGGAACGCGGTGCGGCACGATTCCGCCCACTCACTCAGTCGCGCTTCCAACGCTTGGACATCCAACCGACGCAGCAGTCGGCTCAACCAGCCCTTGCAGGGAACGCGATCCTGGGT from Candidatus Poribacteria bacterium includes:
- a CDS encoding enolase, with protein sequence MKVVDLQVIPFRTPRPVFGNGRAYPDATTVQTLTKVITDEGAEGYYFGGSGHGDLDGLSPEQRGAVRGRLKHMILGQDPFDRERFWHWLWVANVDENLISLLDMVLWDLQGRAFGVPIHKLLGGCRDRVKAYASTYPNMGSPEDYAEHAAACRAQGYTHYKIHPYYFWDPVKRVPDPGRPSHIEQDIEVCRAVRARVGSDMVLSFDPWGTYRTYEEAYRVGRELERLDFYWYEHPMSEYRVAAYEKLTAELDIPILSPEIAAGSVYTRADWIRRRASDMSRIDVLRGGITGVKKMVSICEAYGVKCEIHMSGFGNLQILGATSEDTCEYYERGLLAPGVDTETPPPYLEAICDPMDADGYVAVPQEPGMGYRIVWDYINDNRVVE
- a CDS encoding transposase family protein → MRPDWAPLRAIYAQVDDPHHPQGKRHPLGAILLLMMCVAALCGYTSYSYSAMSEWTVHYGTELLELLGFTQDRVPCKGWLSRLLRRLDVQALEARLSEWAESCRTAFLKYVTVTQRGPDPDSRPIPDHRPSDLQPVQAVYWEKRGDHSVDVGHALKYPYIDYSLLRRADDPELARDWDREAHLIF